A region from the Aegilops tauschii subsp. strangulata cultivar AL8/78 chromosome 5, Aet v6.0, whole genome shotgun sequence genome encodes:
- the LOC141022255 gene encoding cytochrome P450 CYP94D108-like, with protein sequence MLLLLLLPTILYISHRIVRRTLAKKKPSSHGLTSHPLLGHLYAFLKNRHRFLDWSTDLIIGSPERRMGFWIPGMITCIITGNPADVEHVLRTNFANYPKGDSTIPVMGDFLGHGIFNSDGEQWLWQRKSASRQFTTHSLRGFVIDSVQSEVRNRLLPLLRRAGASGGHKVLDMQDVLERFAFDTVCMISFGHDPCSLADDGVLTDGKSDFMRAFIEAQELTVKRWLEVTWKIKRWLDVGKERRLRKAIANVHGFAMDIVRARRQSSSGNNNRGDLLSRLVASGDHGNEALRDIVLSFLLAGRETTSSALTWFFWLVSSRPNVVARIADEVRSVRFTTGTHPGDPFTFDDLRSMQYLHAALTESMRLYPPVAIDSSETCAADDTLPDGTHVGAGWSITYNAYAMGRLATIWGTDCAEFKPERWLDDDGAFRPVSPFLYTVFHAGPRTCLGKEMAYVQMKSIVASVLEEFVVDVMADKAGGGVPEHALSITLRMKGGLPVQIRRRLEA encoded by the coding sequence ATGCTCCTGCTCCTGCTGCTTCCTACCATACTCTACATTTCCCACCGCATCGTGCGGCGTACTCTGGCCAAGAAGAAGCCGAGCAGCCATGGCCTCACTAGCCACCCGCTGCTCGGCCATCTCTACGCGTTCCTCAAGAACCGCCACCGCTTCCTCGACTGGTCGACCGACCTCATCATCGGCAGCCCGGAGAGGAGGATGGGCTTCTGGATTCCCGGGATGATCACCTGCATCATCACGGGCAACCCGGCCGACGTCGAGCACGTCCTGCGCACCAATTTCGCCAACTACCCCAAAGGCGACAGCACCATCCCCGTCATGGGCGACTTCCTCGGCCACGGCATCTTCAACTCCGACGGGGAGCAATGGCTCTGGCAGCGCAAGAGCGCCAGCCGTCAGTTCACCACGCACTCGCTCCGCGGTTTCGTCATCGATTCCGTGCAGTCCGAGGTCAGAAACAGGCTGCTGCCGTTGCTGCGACGCGCGGGGGCCAGCGGCGGCCACAAGGTTCTCGACATGCAGGACGTGCTCGAGCGATTCGCGTTCGATACCGTCTGCATGATCTCCTTCGGCCACGACCCGTGCTCCCTCGCCGACGACGGTGTCTTGACAGACGGCAAGTCAGACTTCATGCGTGCCTTCATCGAGGCGCAAGAACTCACCGTTAAGCGGTGGCTGGAGGTCACCTGGAAGATCAAGAGGTGGCTCGATGTCGGCAAAGAGCGCCGCCTGAGGAAGGCCATCGCCAACGTACATGGGTTCGCCATGGACATCGTCCGCGCCCGCCGTCAAAGCTCGTCTGGGAATAACAACAGAGGCGACCTTCTGTCAAGGCTCGTGGCGAGCGGCGATCACGGCAACGAGGCGCTCCGGGACATCGTCCTCAGTTTCCTGCTCGCTGGCCGCGAGACGACATCCTCGGCGCTGACGTGGTTCTTCTGGCTCGTGTCGTCCCGACCGAACGTTGTCGCACGCATCGCCGACGAGGTCCGCTCGGTTCGGTTCACAACGGGCACCCACCCTGGCGATCCATTCACGTTCGATGATCTCCGGAGCATGCAGTACCTGCACGCCGCGCTCACCGAGTCGATGAGGCTCTACCCACCGGTGGCGATTGACTCCTCCGAGACATGTGCGGCAGATGACACGCTCCCTGATGGCACGCACGTCGGTGCCGGCTGGTCCATCACATACAATGCGTACGCCATGGGGCGGCTCGCCACGATATGGGGCACAGACTGCGCCGAGTTCAAGCCCGAGCGGTGGCTCGACGACGATGGGGCTTTCCGGCCGGTGAGCCCGTTCCTGTACACGGTGTTCCACGCCGGACCGAGGACGTGCCTTGGGAAGGAGATGGCATACGTGCAGATGAAGTCCATTGTCGCCAGTGTTCTCGAAGAATTTGTGGTCGACGTCATGGCCGATAAGGCCGGCGGCGGCGTGCCAGAGCACGCGCTTTCGATAACCCTGAGGATGAAGGGTGGCTTGCCTGTCCAAATAAGGAGAAGGCTGGAAGCCTAG